From Canis lupus dingo isolate Sandy chromosome 37, ASM325472v2, whole genome shotgun sequence:
TTGTCACCCACAGAAACTCCAGGTTCTCGACTGGACCAGGTACTTTTTAGATGGGAGACAGAGGTGGGGAGTCATGACCTACGTTCCGGTCACCAAAACCCCCCGTCCTTGCGGGGTCCAAGGGCCGGGGGAAGCCACAGGCAGCCAGCCCGCTGCCACAGGCATTGAACCACCTTCCCAGGTGCTCGGGGACGGTCCCCGCGGCGCCTTGACCTGTAGCAAGAGCAGCCCGAGACGCTGCACGAGTCCTGGCAGGGGCCCCATCCTGTTGGCGGCCTTCCGCTCTCCTGTCCatgcccggggggtggggggcaggaggaccCCAGAGCCCGCGGCTCCCCGGCCTCGGCCCAGGCTGGGCCCCGATGGCGGGCTCGGGGCTTGGGCGACGTGCCAGCAGGACGTGAGCTGGTTGCCAACAACTGAAACCTGGGAGGTCGtcatgacaaaagaaaaagatccgAATTCTGGCCTTTCCTGAAAGGATGTGAAGCTGCGGCAGCGGGGCTGGGGTGACGGCGTGGCTGGCCGCCATCCGGGGCGCATCAGAGGAAGGCGGTGGCCCATCGGGCCGCGTGTGACAGCTGGGCCTGGACAGCTGCCCCCGCCTTGCACCAGTGCACTCACATGTGAGCCCTCGCGGTCTGCGGCCTGCCGGGGCTGTGCAAGAAGTTGGCGCCTGCAGTATACAGCCGGCCACCAGGCCGGGCCCAGACGGGGACACGGGTACCTGTCTGCCCAGCTCCTGTCTCCTTGACCGGATGGCTTCGTGGGGAGGCCTTCGGAGCCCAGGGTCCCCCGTGTTTCCTGGACCTGCCCTCCTGGCCCCCCTGCTGCCCGGATGTGGGCTCATCGTCTCAGCCCACGAGAGGCTGTGTCCTGACACAGCGAGCCCTCTAGCAGGACTCGGGGGGCACCTGCCTTTACCTGGACAGATGAGGCAGGGCCCAGGAGCCACAGGCTGCGGGACCCACCGGGGGGCCTCGGGGACCCAGTCACAGCCCTCTATAGGTCCGCAGGAACCGGGTCGCACGGTTGTGACAAGCAGCCGGTCACGTATGACGTGCAGCTGGGCCAGGGACGGGAAGCGAAGCCAACCCTGGGCCACCGGACAGCCTATAAAGCGACCGTGATTAAGCACTGGTAGGCGATGCCCGGGGAGTCGTGCggcagcctggggggggggggtggcggggacaGGACTGGGACACTCAGCAGCCCGCCAGCCTGGCGCAGTTTGGAGCTCGAGGAACCGCGACGGCAAAGAACCAAACTCTAAGGTGAGCGAGAGCCCAGGGCCTTGGGCTCCGGGAGGTGCCCCCCCGACCCCCATCTCATCAGCCACCGGGAACCAGCCTGGGGAGCCTCCGTGGAACCCTGGTGCCTCCCCAGCAGGATCCGGATGATTAGACAAGAGCAGCCCCCTGGGCGCAGGTCGTGACCACAGAGTCCCGGGGTCGAGCCCCGCCAGGGCTGCTCAGCctctcccgctcccgctccctctccctacccctccaCGTCTTGGATAAATAAAGTCCTTACAGAGGGTGACCGGGAGACCACGTGTTCTGAGCGCCGGGCAGGTGAGCGGTGGaaactgggctccctgcctgccctggaCACCGAGGACGGCCACAACCGGTCGTGTGGGCCACCAGTACAGATGAGCTGACCTCCTGGTGGGGAGTCCTTATGTGTGGagtatcggggatccctggagggctcagtggtgagcatctgcctgtggctcaggctgtgaccccggagtcccgggatcgagtcctgcatcgggctccccgcatggaacctgcttctccctctgcctcggtctctgcctctctctgtgtgtctctcatgaataaataagtaaaatctttaagaataaataagtaaaatccttaaaaataaacagggacacctgggtggctcaagagctcagggcgtgaccccggggtcctgggatcgagtcctgcatcgggctccccgcatggagcctgcttctccctctgcctggatctctgcctctctctctctctctgtttctcatgaataaataataaataaaatctttggaaaaaaaaaaaggagcatcaAGTCGTTTTGCTAAAGGTGTGACTTCTTAACTGGGACAGTTTGTGTGAAGAGTCAGAATTTTAGAGTCCCACGTGCTGCAGCGCGATGCAGTGCTGCAAAGGTCAAAACCCAGACGAGAAGGCTGGATGTTAAGGATGTCACCCCGCGAGTTGCCTCCGGGCCCTTTAGGACTGAGCTCCCGGCTGCAGAGGTCTTTATCCCGACGCCCAGATGGAGCAGAGATGCGGAGGTCACGGTGCCAATTTCACCTGCAACTTGTGTTGCAGCGTCAGAGGCCTGGTTTTTAGGAAAAGACTTGCGGTTGCTATGGAGCTGTTAATAATGATCGCCGCTTGCCCCTCAATCCCTCCGACTCCCAACCTCCGATATAAAGTCATTTAGTCCTGGGCTGTAGGGCAGTAAACAAACTTGGAAGCGAGAATTAACTGGGCTTGGGCATTCGTGTCTTAGTGTAGGAAATGCCTCTCATCGTGCCCTTTACTCACACTGGCGGCCTGGCTCCGTGGAAGTCGCCCCTAGTCTCTCGACAGTGGACTCAGACGCACGAGCGGTgctaaaaacagaaacattttggCTGCCATCAtacaataaatgtgaaaaatctttattttgtgcAGAATCGGCCTATTGTgtggagtttttattttcatgcataaaaaagaaattcagtcatACCAGATTCCTAAGTGGAGAGAGGAGAATATTCCTGTTGTGACGTATGcatctgtatatttaaaaaaataaaataaaataataaaatccggCAGTAAAGTGACATCTTTGCTATATTTCTGTGAGATTTGTGATCCATGGAACAGACGCTTCTTACTCCTGAATTGTATTTCTGAGATATGGATCTCGGTGCTTATTAATGTACAACCAATCTGTGGGGGGAAAACTAATCCAGTTCTTGAGCTCCAGGCACATAAAGTTAGGAACACGTTATTGGGTGGGTAGAAAGGAGACATATCTAATTTGGGGACTTTGCAGCCTCACCAGTATGCaaataattcaacaataataCAGAATAAATAGCTTCCATTTCCACCACGGCTGCTCTCTCTAATCCCTACAGTGTGTGTTTTCCAACAATTATCTGGCCTAATTCTCTGTTTTATTGCTTAGAATTTTAATGCTTCGAATGTGGAACATAGATGTTTGTcagtaaaatctgaaaagattTAAGGGTGACTTTTCACTGACATGCAGATAGTTTATGGGAACAAATGGCGTCAgcatttttgtaaagaaaatgtaaacatcaCATTAGCCCCGGATCCCCCCGGCTCTTGGGCTGTAGGAAGGGACACCGACCTCATAGAGGGTGACAACGCATGCTTGGGCCCCGAGTGAAATCGAGTCTCCCGCCAGGTGTATGGTGCCGCCCGAGACAAAGGTTTCTCTGTGCGAATAAACTGAGCATACAGTTCAATACATCCGTGTATTTGCAGGGCTATTTAAGGTATTATAAGGTCTggtacaaaacaataaaaatgcagaTGGAACTATCAAATTTATCAAGCTGCTGCAATAAATCCAGATGCTCTCCAGAGCTGGCAAGGTGATGTCAAGAAAGTTAAACTTGAAGAATGAGACTTGGATTTCTAAATGAgatcaggggaaaaaagaaagcagagttaATAGGGGAAATCAAGACGGAAACAGTCAACACTCCAGCTCTGTTTGGGAGAGGGCTTAGAAATCAATTCTTCCTGCTTGTTCTAAAATggttctgccaaaaaaaaaaaaaaaaaaacccgacaCTGTtacagactttttatttttttggtttattcgGTCTTCTTTAACACAGCCATTGTTAGTTCAACAATCTAACGTTTGGGGTACATTATTGCAAAATGGGGACATAGCTGTGTAGGTTATGCCATCAATATGCCGGTTAATCCTATTTTTCTGTCTATAGCACAAAGTATCGTTTGTTAATACTGTCTTGGATCACTTCTATCTGTACGGTTACTTACGGTGAGTGGCACGGACTAAAGGTAGGAGTTTGCTCCCTGGCACAAGTGTCTCTAAACTAAAATAGTTTCCTTACAACATTAGCATTCTGTAACCAAAAGTAGATAAAGCAGCATTTTAGTAGAGTGTCAGGCCATAGTAAAAATTAGCCTGTCTGAACAAATGTGCACATATACGTAAACACTAGCATGCTTTTGGAAGAATCATATTAATATTCTGtgaaattaatacataaataaaatatgacctGGGATGAAATTAGCagtatgtgcaaaaaaaaaaaaaaaaaggaaaaacagaaccCTTCCCTTCCAAAACCTGATGATTTTTAACATCTTCCAGGCCTACGTTACATCATCCGGAGTGTAAAGGTCATTTCAAAGTTGGAAAACCAGAGAGACTAGTAGGATCCAACTTCCTACAAGAGACAGTGCTTATGAATTTTGAAGACTTATGTTCATTCCAATGTTAATGGGACAACATCCTTTTAAACCTCCTTGGAGAAATATTTGGATTTCGTTTACGAAGAGAAATGCAGCTTCAACACAGTAAAactatgtttttgtgttttttgaaaatattagaaaataaaaatattgcaaagaTACAACCTATTACTCCTGGCTGTAGGACGCTCTCTAGAATTGCTAGTTAAGGAGTGGAATACTTGAGTTAatgctgtaaatattttatctctaAGCACGTAGTTTTTCTCTGGCTTCATTGTCTTTGGCACGcttcctttcctgtttctcttattttcccacttctccttcctttcttagtTTTCTCTCCCTGACAGTCCTGCCTTTTCTACACCTTACTTTCTGATGATtataatctttccattttttttccttcattttcaaggACACTGGTTACGTGAATAACCAACTGAACCTTctctttcagcctttttttttttttttacaaagttggGTTTTTCCTGAACACATAGTCACTCTTCAGCCTAAATACACACGTGTATTATACATCACACACTTGAAATGCAATCGTGAGGATTCACGGAGTTCTGTGAGACTCAGCATAGTGCTGGGGCGCTGGTCAGCAAGCTGGTGGAACGGTGAGGAGCGAATCCCGTTCCACGACGAGGATCTTGAGTTGCCTCTGGCTTTCCTCACCCCGTCAAACCGATCAGCGTTTTGCGGCTGCTCCGTTTCTTCTTCTGTGCAGTCTTGGAGCGACTGTACAAACAGAGAGCCTAAGAGCAAGTTGGGAGCGGGGCTCGGACAGGTTGCCCTCGTACAGCGTACAGCTGGGTGGTGCGTGTGCTGCTAGGATGGAGGAGACGACGGCGGCAGGGCCGGGGCGGTGCTGGACACGTGCGGGAGCCGCCCCGGTCCCCCGTCACCGGGCACACGGGAGCATCAGGCGCTCTGGTCCACCTGGAGCACTGCAGGCTGCTCTGGCTCCTCATCCGACCGCTCGGCGCCCTCAGAGGCTAGCAGGTAGCCCCCCTCGTAGCGAACCTTCTGGGCCTGTTCCAGGGCCACCGACTCCTCTTCTTCGTCCTCCCTAGCCGTCAGGTCAGCGTCGCCCTCCAGGCCCGCGTTGGCCCCTCTGGAGgccggcctccctgcctccccgccctCGCTCTTCCCCTCCGCCGGGGCGCTGGCGAGGGACGTTTGGGAAAGGCCCTTGGCCAAGGagctctgctcctgctccccGGCTACCTGGTCACTGCTCCGCGTGGCTTCCCACCTGCTCTCATTTTCCGCGGGGCTCTCGCCCTCCCGGACTTTCTTTCGAACGAAGGTGAGGGGAGAGACCTTGAAGGGGGACCTTTTCCCTGAGGATATCTTCTGGTGATTGGAAGCGAGGGACTTCTtaatcttctctctcctctctacgGATACGATCTTTGTCCCCagcttgttcattttcttctcgATGTTCTGGCGAGAAAATGCTTTCTTGAGGCTGTCTACCTTCTGGAGGCCAGACCTTTTCATTTTCTCGGCCCTACTTTCTTCCATCGCTTCCTCCGAGCTGTCTTGCAGGGCCTCCTCGTCGTGGGGCGAGTCGTCACCCGA
This genomic window contains:
- the CAVIN2 gene encoding caveolae-associated protein 2, coding for MGEHLAAAEDSRHPGPAPWQERPASPGPAPAPAPPTPSRRPRPGAPGDAPWGSAQVGAAQVSAVTVLALLDQLAGMLDAVRRGQRDLGRRQAGLEGSVGRVRGDLGDLCARQAATDGAVAGLLRQARGLSAQAQAVRERVERRGAQVARLQHQHARLLARRRFRVLVFQEENEIPAGVFVKEPASRPAEGEEELAEDNQSLEETLHTVDLSSGDDSPHDEEALQDSSEEAMEESRAEKMKRSGLQKVDSLKKAFSRQNIEKKMNKLGTKIVSVERREKIKKSLASNHQKISSGKRSPFKVSPLTFVRKKVREGESPAENESRWEATRSSDQVAGEQEQSSLAKGLSQTSLASAPAEGKSEGGEAGRPASRGANAGLEGDADLTAREDEEEESVALEQAQKVRYEGGYLLASEGAERSDEEPEQPAVLQVDQSA